The region TCGTGACCGACCTCCACCGCTCTCTCGCCGAGTCTTCCGGGGAGTCTTCCGGGGAGTCTTCCGGGGCGGGCGCGCGGAGTGAGGAGGCGCTGGCGGAGTGCCGGGCCGCTCTCGACGAGGCCGCGGAACGGATCCGCCGCGCCATGCGCTCCTGACGTCAGAGGGTGAAGACCACCTTGCCGAAGACGTCGCCCCGGTGGACGGCCGCGAAGCCCTCCGCCGCCTCGGTGAGCGGCAGCACCCGGTCGATCACCGGCCGTACGCCCGTCTGCTCCAGGAAGACCGCGAGCCGCGCGAGCTGCTCGCGCGTCCCCATGGTCGACCCGATGATCGACTTCTGTAGGAAATAGACCTGCACGAGTTGCGTCGGGGCGACCATGCCGCTCGTCGCGCCGCAGGTGACGATGCGGCCACCGGGGCGCAGGGAGCTGAGCGAGTGCTTCCAGGTGGCCTCGCCGACCGTCTCCATGACGGCGTCCACCCGCTCGGGCAGGCGGGCGTTCGTCTCGAAGACCCGGTCGGCGCCGAGGCCGAGTGCCCGCTCCCGCTTGTGCTCCGACCGGCTCGTCGCCCAGACGCGGTATCCGGCGGCCCGGCCGAGCGCGATCAGCGCGGTCGCCACGCCGCCGCCGGCGCCCTGGACGAGGATGGTCGAGCCCGGCTCCAGTCCGGCCTTGTCGAACAGCATGCGGTAGGCCGTCAGCCAGGCCGTGGGCAGGCAGGCGGCCTCCTCGAAGGAGAGCGCGGCGGGCTTTCGCACCAGGTTGCGCCGGGGCACCACGACCTTCTCGGCGAACGTGCCGTCGTACTTCTCCGACAGCAGCGAGCGGGCCGGGTCGAGGGTCTCGTCGCCGTCCACCGGCGTGCCGATCACGGCGTGGACGACGACCTCCTCACCGTCCTCGTCCACTCCCGCGGCGTCGCAGCCGAGGACGACCGGCAACCGGTCCTGGCTGATCCCCACGCCCTTGAGGGTCCACAGGTCGTGGTGGTTGAGCGAGGCGGCCCGGACCGTCACGGTGGCCCAGCCCTCCGGTACGGCGGGCTCGGGACGCTCACCCAGCGTCAGGCCCTTCAGCGGGTCATCCGGATCGATCTGCGTGGCGGTGACGGCGAACATGCCAGCACACTACCGCGCACTCCGGGTCTGTTGATAAACAGGGACATTACCGGGACCAGAGCGCCGGAAATCAATCGAGACCCGTCAAGAATGGCGGTGAACCCCTCGTCCGGTAAGACGTCATACCCCACCACACCCCTGCTGAACTGGGCAGATACGAGCCATAACCAGCCGCTATCGATAACGGATAGGGCAATCTGCTGATTGTTCTGGTTATAAGCACCACAGCCGGTGAGATCCGGTCGTTAATCTTCGGAGCGTTTTCCTGCTGAATGGGACGCACCCTCATCCGTCCCAGGGAAAGGAGCTTCATGATCCCCCGAGCACGACGCCTGACCATCCCCTTCACCGGTGCGCTCGTCGCGGCCGGCGTGGTCGGCATGGTCGGCATGGTCGGCATGGTCGGCGTCACCCAACCGGCGGCCTCGGCGCAGGCCGGTCCCGGCGACGTGACCGTCAAGGCGGCGCCCCAGACGCCCGCCCAGGCGGTCTCCTTCTGGACGCCGCAGCGGATGCGGGCGGCCAAGGACTACAGCGAGGAACTCGGCAACTCCGTCAAGGGCTTCGGCAAGGTCAGCACGACCACCCCCGACGGCAAGCCGGGCACGGTCCCGCCGATCGGCGCGGAGAAGACCAAGGCGGGGGTGTCCCGGCAGGTCAACCTGCCGAACACGGTCGGCCGGGTGTTCTTCACGCTGCCCGGCCAGAATCCGCTCGACCCCCGGAGCTGGAAGTACTGCTCCGGCACGTCCGTGCAGAGCAGGTTCCGCAACGTGGTCGCCACCTCGGCACACTGCGTCTACGACCCGGTGTCGAACCAGTTCTACGACAACTGGATCTTCATCCCCTCCTACTGGGACGGCGACCAGGCGTGGGAGGGCAAGGCGCCGTACGGCATCTATCCCGCCAAGTGGTTCCAGGCGCACGACGACTTCGTGGTCAGGGAGGACTACGACTACGACTACGCGTTCGTGAACGTGTCGTCGGGCTTCCGGCTCACTCCGAAGACGGTCGGCTCCGCCACGCAGTACACGACGGCCACGCAGTACACGACCACCCCGGCTGGCCGCCTGGGCGACAACGTGGGCGGCCAGGGCTTCACCTGGAACCGCAGCACGAAGGTCAAGGTGTTCTCGTTCGGCTACCCGGCGGGCCCGCACCCGGACGGCGACCGGCCGTTCACCGGGCGGACGATGAAGTGGTGCTACGGCCAGACGACTCCCATGCCGGCCGCGCCGAAGTACAACCTTCAGGAGCACATCGGGTTCAGGTGCGGCATGACCGCCGGCGCGAGCGGCGGCCCGTGGCTGCTCGACTACAAGAGCAGGACCCGCAAGGGCTACCTCAACGGCATCAACAGCATCGCCTGGGACAGCGACGGCAACGACCGGTACGACCGGATCTCCTCGCCGTACTTCAACAGCGAGACCTACGACGTCTACGCGGCGGCCGCCAACCGGTGGACGCAGTGACGCGGGCGGCCTGACCGCACGGCCATTCGGTCAAGCGCGCACACGTCCAGGTGGACGAGGGCCCGGCGGGCGACCGCCGGGCCCTTCGCATGTCCCCGTGCCCGCGCCCGGGGCGGCTTACGTCCCGCCTACGCCGGATGCGATGAAATTCCGGAAGTGTGAGATGCCGAGAGTCAGAAGCCAAACAACGCGCCGGTGGCCGACCGCATCTCGCATTCATTGCCGAAGGTGTGCCGGAGCTGGAAGTACTTCCCGTCCCAGATACCGCTGGCGGTGGCCGTCGCAGGTGCGTAGAGCATCGTGCAGGGCTCGGTGCCGGGCCGCTCCAGGTCCGCCGGATCAAGGACCGCTCTGCTCAGCCGGGCGCACGCCTCGGCCGGGCGGGGATGCGAACCCCCTACCGGGGAGCAGTTCAGGAAGGCCGAGCGCGCCGGCGGATCCGTCGGCGCGCCGTTCGCCACCGTCAGGATCGCCACGCGTACGCGGGCGGCCGGGGGCGGGGGAGCCGGAAGCGCGATCTCGGGCGACGGCGGCGCGGGCAGGACTCCCGCCCGCCCGTGGCCGGACGCCGACGCGTGGCCGGACGGGCCGGCGGCCAGGGCCGCACCGGCGAGCAGGACAAGCAGCGTTCTCATTCGATCCCCCCGTTTCCGCTGGTGTCAGCGTTCCGGTGGGGATGCCTCCGAGCAAGCGCACACTCCGCGCCACAAGGAAATCCGACGTACCACAGACCGCTTCGGTTCCGCTGGTTTCATAACGAGCTGGGCAAGAAGCTGTGCCTGAACCGTGTGGATCTGGAAAAATCACCCCTTACTATCCATATCTCCCATCTGAGAGGCCCACGGTGACCAGGAAGCTCGCACTCGCCGGTGGCGCAGCCGCCGCCGCGGGCCTGGCCGCCGTGCTCTGGAG is a window of Microbispora sp. NBC_01189 DNA encoding:
- a CDS encoding zinc-binding dehydrogenase, with the translated sequence MFAVTATQIDPDDPLKGLTLGERPEPAVPEGWATVTVRAASLNHHDLWTLKGVGISQDRLPVVLGCDAAGVDEDGEEVVVHAVIGTPVDGDETLDPARSLLSEKYDGTFAEKVVVPRRNLVRKPAALSFEEAACLPTAWLTAYRMLFDKAGLEPGSTILVQGAGGGVATALIALGRAAGYRVWATSRSEHKRERALGLGADRVFETNARLPERVDAVMETVGEATWKHSLSSLRPGGRIVTCGATSGMVAPTQLVQVYFLQKSIIGSTMGTREQLARLAVFLEQTGVRPVIDRVLPLTEAAEGFAAVHRGDVFGKVVFTL
- a CDS encoding serine protease → MIPRARRLTIPFTGALVAAGVVGMVGMVGMVGVTQPAASAQAGPGDVTVKAAPQTPAQAVSFWTPQRMRAAKDYSEELGNSVKGFGKVSTTTPDGKPGTVPPIGAEKTKAGVSRQVNLPNTVGRVFFTLPGQNPLDPRSWKYCSGTSVQSRFRNVVATSAHCVYDPVSNQFYDNWIFIPSYWDGDQAWEGKAPYGIYPAKWFQAHDDFVVREDYDYDYAFVNVSSGFRLTPKTVGSATQYTTATQYTTTPAGRLGDNVGGQGFTWNRSTKVKVFSFGYPAGPHPDGDRPFTGRTMKWCYGQTTPMPAAPKYNLQEHIGFRCGMTAGASGGPWLLDYKSRTRKGYLNGINSIAWDSDGNDRYDRISSPYFNSETYDVYAAAANRWTQ
- a CDS encoding SSI family serine proteinase inhibitor; this encodes MRTLLVLLAGAALAAGPSGHASASGHGRAGVLPAPPSPEIALPAPPPPAARVRVAILTVANGAPTDPPARSAFLNCSPVGGSHPRPAEACARLSRAVLDPADLERPGTEPCTMLYAPATATASGIWDGKYFQLRHTFGNECEMRSATGALFGF